Below is a window of Stigmatopora nigra isolate UIUO_SnigA chromosome 3, RoL_Snig_1.1, whole genome shotgun sequence DNA.
CCATTAAAGTATAATTTTGAAAACAGCAAGTAGGGCAACCTTAAAACGGAGTTGAACTATCCAAACTGATGTCTAAAAGTAATTAGATCGCTTCTCAGGCCAATTGACATTTGTGCCTGGCACTTTGCAGGCAGTGACTTGCTGTGGGTTGCCATACGAATCTTTCAAGcgatttaattacattttgggAAACTAGTTTGTCCTCTACCAGGTGGCCCAACATGATGTGGTGGATGAAATCAAAAAGGTTTGTgacttaattcattttttccaataaGTGATAGACTATACAGCTCTCCAtacaaacgtttttttttttttaagttttgacGCAGAATATTCTCATTGATTATTTGTTCTATGTTCTAGCTATCTCATCAGAAAGTTGGCCCTGGAGGTCAAAGAGGATTTGTTGTTTTCCTCTGTTTTTTTCATCCTGGTCAGTCTACTGGTGCCAATAATCATACTAACTTACATTTTGATGGTTGAACTTCCCAAGCATGTGGGGAAACCGACAGCGAATGTCAATGGAACAACGAGGCACGTCAGTATACTGGAAGGCCTGATCACCGCATCATTTGGGCTCCCGACTGCTAACGCGCTGAGATTTGTCTTCCTAATGAGCAAAAACCTCATTTTTCAACCAAGAGCTTAACGTCAAAAAAAGCCATGGATAACCAGCGGGTCAGCAGCAAGCTGGGCTTCATGAATGACGTGAGGAATGAAATGTGGCTTCTGTCTCGCTTTGTTGAGTTCATGGAGGTGTTTGAGAGAAGAATTCGGGTGGTGTTAAGAATCACTCATCTAGATCGCTGTTCCCCCCACAAATATGTCAGTGTTTTAGACGCTATTAATATTCTGCTGTCAGATGAAGACAGTCCATTTATTTCACTTCTAGCTATAGACCCGGAAATTATCATACAAAAGGTTAACTCTGCAGATGGCTGCTTTTGTAAAGATGACAGGGCTTATGCACTGTTAGAGCGAATTGTTACTCTAGCCTTCACCGTTCCACCCCTTTGTGAAGATTCAAAGCTTAGTTTATGCCACAGCTTGGCTAGCAATTCAGAAAACCTTGAAGACTGAAGAATGAGTGAAGATAAACATAAAACTGCAGCCGTTCAAAAAGACTCTTCACTAGATTTATCGTAAGTGGTTTTATTGGAGACAAGCAGGGGAGACCGGCTTTGTTGGCCCCCCcagcttgtttagaaccaaaagacagttgttgtgctcttaaaaaatatatatattattgcaCATCTTGCAACGTGACTAATACCACAATGTTCAAACGATAGGTTGGTGATAATAAATATAACtatttgaattttaattttataaatatttgaatgaaatatAACTATTTGAGGAGTTAGTTCCTACTAGATGGCAGTTATATGAACATTCCTGTTCCTATGGAGTTTATTTCATTGCCATGTTGATGACAACTCTGTAggatgagaaaacaaaacaaaagaaattatCAAAATGCCTTTTAATATTCAATCACATGTCCAGTTGACAATAATAGCTGTTACACCCAACtgcaaaaacataattttatacAAGTGTAAATTGAACCCATTATTTCAATTGGTTGATTTTGATTGACTACAAAACAGCTAAGGTCACTTGTGAATAGATATTGGACTGACCAAAAGGGATGTAGGGAATTTCTGATTTATAGGTCACTTATTTTCATAGTTGACAATGGATTTTGGTAGTCATatttggtaaaaatgttttttttgtgtctgtttggttattgttgtttgaataaCTGCAAATGGCATGTTAACAGATGCCATGTTCAGTGTGATATGGATGATGAATGTATAATTttagttggttttttttttagcaaataaaattcagcccctgaaatgtgatttataatccagtgtatgTGTTTTGTTTCCTGATTAGCAGATTTTGGCTGAGGTACGTAATTATCAATTGTAAAATACGGCACTGCAAAGCCTTGAATTACAAAACGAAAATGTTTTGTTCATCGTTATTAAACCAACTTCAGCCTACTTGCGTCCTAATGACTCAGCCAGTTTCTTCAGCCTTTTCTTCAACTCAAGAGGAAACTTCTCATAGCACTTTTTACAAACAGGCTtcatgtcaaattcaacaaactTGTTCCTGCAAAAAGAGGCAGCATAATCAAACTCCACTTATATTATTATTCAACTTACTCTTGTATTAAATGGCTGtttgttcaaaattattagaCTTAAAGC
It encodes the following:
- the nkpd1 gene encoding LOW QUALITY PROTEIN: NTPase KAP family P-loop domain-containing protein 1 (The sequence of the model RefSeq protein was modified relative to this genomic sequence to represent the inferred CDS: inserted 3 bases in 2 codons; deleted 2 bases in 1 codon; substituted 1 base at 1 genomic stop codon), translating into MEGQMKFVKLGFLLLSNHVFHWERPIDICAWHFAGSDLLWVAIRIFQAIXLHFGKLXFVLYQVAQHDVVDEIKKVSISSESWPWRSKRICCFPLXFFILVSLLVPIIILTYILMVELPKHVGKPTANVNGTTRHVSILEGLITASFGLPTANALRFVFLMSKNLIFTKSLTSKKAMDNQRVSSKLGFMNDVRNEMWLLSRFVEFMEVFERRIRVVLRITHLDRCSPHKYVSVLDAINILLSDEDSPFISLLAIDPEIIIQKVNSADGCFCKDDRAYALLERIVTLAFTVPPLCEDSKLSLCHSLASNSENLED